One Helianthus annuus cultivar XRQ/B chromosome 7, HanXRQr2.0-SUNRISE, whole genome shotgun sequence genomic region harbors:
- the LOC110867983 gene encoding uncharacterized protein LOC110867983 isoform X2, which translates to MLQSEFELLLSRTHYSTMSSSSGVSDLVAVDADDPMYTDSEVHTSDTDSTDEDAFQPFAILDFGDDIPHADGVPAGDLPLVEIPAPVPHVAFPAEDLPPDVESDDDLDLFEGPPEDHHEGGAQIADDVAFPLVEIPDEEAHSDSLIPDSPESVASSVPPPIQADIPAEPDVVAPFPDPVPLEPDHALFAAHVDPQYADTRNGWIEADDDVPPFVVPVAPALSPFDAPLFPTHTADAHRTDLPITFLQEIPPPRPGEGPSHQPFGHAPFLTGGDQFAPQIP; encoded by the coding sequence GCACTATGTCTTCATCGAGCGGGGTTTCAGACCTAGTGGCAGTAGACGCTGACGACCCGATGTACACTGATTCAGAGGTTCATACATCAGATACAGACAGCACTGACGAGGATGCATTCCAGCCTTTTGCTATACTCGATTTTGGGGATGACATACCTCATGCTGATGGTGTTCCTGCCGGGGATCTACCTCTTGTGGAGATCCCTGCTCCTGTTCCACACGTTGCATTTCCTGCAGAGGATTTGCCACCCGATGTTGAGTCCGATGACGACCTCGATCTATTCGAGGGTCCCCCTGAGGATCACCATGAGGGCGGGGCCCAGATTGCAGACGATGTCGCTTTTCCGTTAGTTGAGATTCCTGATGAGGAGGCCCATTCTGATTCGTTGATTCCTGATTCTCCTGAGTCGGTAGCTTCCTCTGTTCCACCACCTATTCAGGCTGATATACCCGCTGAGCCTGATGTTGTTGCTCCTTTTCCTGACCCGGTGCCTCTAGAGCCCGACCATGCACTATTTGCGGCTCATGTCGACCCTCAGTATGCTGACACCCGGAATGGGTGGATAGAGGCTGATGATGATGTTCCACCTTTTGTAGTACCGGTTGCACCAGCTTTATCTCCTTTTGATGCACCCTTGTTCCCCACACACACTGCTGATGCGCATCGCACGGATCTGCCCATCACATTTCTCCAGGAGATCCCTCCGCCGCGTCCTGGAGAGGGCCCCTCTCATCAGCCATTTGGCCATGCACCTTTTCTGACCGGAGGGGATCAGTTTGCACCGCAAATCCCTTAG
- the LOC110867983 gene encoding uncharacterized protein LOC110867983 isoform X3: MSSSSGVSDLVAVDADDPMYTDSEVHTSDTDSTDEDAFQPFAILDFGDDIPHADGVPAGDLPLVEIPAPVPHVAFPAEDLPPDVESDDDLDLFEGPPEDHHEGGAQIADDVAFPLVEIPDEEAHSDSLIPDSPESVASSVPPPIQADIPAEPDVVAPFPDPVPLEPDHALFAAHVDPQYADTRNGWIEADDDVPPFVVPVAPALSPFDAPLFPTHTADAHRTDLPITFLQEIPPPRPGEGPSHQPFGHAPFLTGGDQFAPQIP; encoded by the coding sequence ATGTCTTCATCGAGCGGGGTTTCAGACCTAGTGGCAGTAGACGCTGACGACCCGATGTACACTGATTCAGAGGTTCATACATCAGATACAGACAGCACTGACGAGGATGCATTCCAGCCTTTTGCTATACTCGATTTTGGGGATGACATACCTCATGCTGATGGTGTTCCTGCCGGGGATCTACCTCTTGTGGAGATCCCTGCTCCTGTTCCACACGTTGCATTTCCTGCAGAGGATTTGCCACCCGATGTTGAGTCCGATGACGACCTCGATCTATTCGAGGGTCCCCCTGAGGATCACCATGAGGGCGGGGCCCAGATTGCAGACGATGTCGCTTTTCCGTTAGTTGAGATTCCTGATGAGGAGGCCCATTCTGATTCGTTGATTCCTGATTCTCCTGAGTCGGTAGCTTCCTCTGTTCCACCACCTATTCAGGCTGATATACCCGCTGAGCCTGATGTTGTTGCTCCTTTTCCTGACCCGGTGCCTCTAGAGCCCGACCATGCACTATTTGCGGCTCATGTCGACCCTCAGTATGCTGACACCCGGAATGGGTGGATAGAGGCTGATGATGATGTTCCACCTTTTGTAGTACCGGTTGCACCAGCTTTATCTCCTTTTGATGCACCCTTGTTCCCCACACACACTGCTGATGCGCATCGCACGGATCTGCCCATCACATTTCTCCAGGAGATCCCTCCGCCGCGTCCTGGAGAGGGCCCCTCTCATCAGCCATTTGGCCATGCACCTTTTCTGACCGGAGGGGATCAGTTTGCACCGCAAATCCCTTAG